The Haloarcula pelagica genome includes a region encoding these proteins:
- a CDS encoding chemotaxis protein CheW, giving the protein MTSHQILEFTLGEERYCIDIEYVTEVVSRSKKDVTSIPDSPPHVEGAIDLRGETTRVIDPSARLLQDGYEDNGISQDRMIVFDTEMTTGGRSGWAVTDVRRILTIESDSVEAVDEAMVNGLVTREDGHIVWIDPETISAET; this is encoded by the coding sequence ATGACGTCACACCAAATCCTCGAGTTCACACTCGGGGAGGAACGGTACTGTATCGACATCGAGTACGTCACCGAGGTCGTCAGTCGCTCGAAAAAAGATGTGACTTCGATCCCGGACTCGCCTCCGCACGTCGAAGGAGCGATCGATCTCCGAGGTGAGACGACGAGAGTCATCGATCCGAGTGCCAGACTCTTGCAAGACGGATACGAAGACAACGGGATCAGCCAGGACAGGATGATCGTCTTCGATACCGAAATGACGACTGGCGGGCGTTCCGGCTGGGCGGTAACGGACGTGCGCCGGATCCTGACGATCGAATCCGACTCTGTCGAAGCAGTCGACGAGGCAATGGTCAACGGCCTCGTCACCCGGGAAGACGGACACATCGTCTGGATCGATCCGGAAACTATCTCGGCTGAAACATGA
- a CDS encoding methyl-accepting chemotaxis protein, with amino-acid sequence MDQIGEVVEMITEIAEQTNMLALNASIEAARAGEAGEGFGVVANEIKSLAEEAAEATADIEQRIEEVQATTEDTVEGMQQMSDQVQRGSDTIEDAIEMFDEIANAVQEAESGIREISDATDDQAASSEEVVSMVDEVSSVSQQTAAEASNVSAATEEQTASLSEASENIQQLSGLAEDLHDQVSDFDTGSGAGTAVEATTGSPAAADGGHHTSDTEDQTPGHKAEK; translated from the coding sequence ATGGACCAGATCGGCGAAGTGGTCGAGATGATCACCGAGATCGCCGAGCAGACGAACATGCTCGCGTTGAACGCCTCCATTGAGGCTGCCCGTGCCGGCGAGGCGGGCGAAGGATTCGGGGTCGTGGCAAACGAGATCAAATCCCTGGCAGAGGAGGCTGCCGAGGCGACTGCCGACATCGAACAGCGCATCGAAGAAGTCCAGGCGACGACGGAGGATACCGTCGAGGGAATGCAGCAGATGAGCGATCAGGTGCAACGCGGGTCTGATACGATCGAGGACGCCATCGAGATGTTCGACGAGATCGCCAACGCCGTCCAGGAGGCCGAAAGCGGTATCCGAGAAATCAGCGACGCCACCGACGACCAGGCGGCCTCCTCGGAGGAAGTGGTTTCGATGGTCGACGAGGTCTCCAGCGTCAGTCAGCAAACTGCAGCCGAAGCGAGCAACGTCTCTGCCGCAACCGAGGAACAGACCGCTTCCCTGTCCGAAGCCTCGGAGAACATCCAGCAACTGTCCGGTCTCGCTGAAGACCTGCACGACCAGGTGTCGGATTTCGACACCGGGTCAGGTGCTGGGACAGCAGTCGAGGCGACAACTGGATCGCCGGCCGCGGCCGACGGCGGGCACCACACGTCTGATACTGAGGATCAAACGCCAGGTCACAAGGCGGAGAAGTGA